Proteins from one Streptomyces genisteinicus genomic window:
- a CDS encoding ester cyclase has product MKFMQIIDYKTADFDGMNDVMERWVEQTRGKRTTGHAVTGKDRTDSRHYVDIVEFSSYEEAMRNSRLPETDRMFQEMVALCDGMPSFTDLDVVREEQLNAAVARRFFHEVAVGGNMDAIGEMFADDYTDHDVANEAGSETGTEVIRRDVTMWRAAFDFTFELDRQVCEGDDVVMLWTWSGRHKAAFMGIPASGDECTMTGTTVFRFENGKIREGWWHFDLLGLMKQLGAA; this is encoded by the coding sequence ATGAAATTCATGCAGATCATCGACTACAAGACCGCCGACTTCGACGGCATGAACGACGTGATGGAACGCTGGGTCGAGCAGACCAGAGGCAAGCGGACCACCGGTCACGCGGTCACCGGCAAGGACCGCACCGACAGCAGGCACTACGTCGACATCGTGGAGTTCAGCTCCTACGAGGAGGCGATGCGGAACTCCCGTCTTCCGGAGACGGACAGGATGTTCCAGGAGATGGTGGCGCTCTGCGACGGCATGCCGTCGTTCACCGACCTGGACGTGGTGCGGGAGGAGCAGCTCAACGCGGCGGTCGCGCGCCGGTTCTTCCACGAGGTCGCCGTCGGCGGGAACATGGACGCGATCGGCGAGATGTTCGCCGACGACTACACCGACCACGACGTCGCCAACGAGGCCGGCTCCGAGACCGGCACCGAGGTGATACGCCGGGACGTCACCATGTGGCGTGCCGCCTTCGACTTCACCTTCGAGCTGGACCGGCAGGTGTGCGAGGGCGACGACGTGGTGATGCTCTGGACCTGGAGCGGCCGGCACAAGGCCGCGTTCATGGGCATCCCGGCGAGCGGTGACGAGTGCACCATGACCGGGACGACGGTCTTCCGCTTCGAGAACGGGAAGATCAGGGAAGGCTGGTGGCACTTCGACCTGCTGGGGCTGATGAAGCAGCTCGGCGCGGCCTGA
- a CDS encoding SDR family NAD(P)-dependent oxidoreductase: protein MTTALITGATAGIGAAFARRLAADGHNLVLVARDTARLREQATELHDRHGIEAEVLTADLSAEDGISAVERRLADRRHPVDLLVNNAGFGNKGRFLEVGMADELTMLKVHCEAVLRLTAAAAGPMRDRGRGGVVNVASVAAFVPRGTYGASKAWVVQFTQGAARDLAGSGVRLMALCPGFVRTEFHERAGMGTDNIPGWMWLDADKLVSAALADLARGRSVSVPDPRYKALMGVVKLTPRGLLGGLTSRTGRRYGPR from the coding sequence ATGACGACTGCACTGATCACGGGCGCGACCGCGGGCATCGGCGCCGCCTTCGCGCGGCGCCTCGCGGCCGACGGGCACAACCTCGTGCTCGTCGCCCGTGACACGGCCCGGCTGCGCGAGCAGGCCACCGAGCTGCACGACCGGCACGGCATCGAGGCGGAGGTGCTGACCGCCGACCTGTCGGCCGAGGACGGCATCAGCGCCGTCGAACGGCGGCTCGCGGACCGGCGCCACCCGGTGGACCTGCTCGTCAACAACGCCGGCTTCGGCAACAAGGGCAGGTTCCTCGAAGTCGGCATGGCCGACGAGCTGACCATGCTGAAGGTGCACTGCGAGGCCGTGCTGCGGCTGACCGCGGCGGCGGCCGGCCCGATGAGGGACCGCGGGCGGGGCGGCGTGGTGAACGTGGCGTCGGTGGCCGCGTTCGTCCCGCGCGGGACCTACGGGGCCTCCAAGGCCTGGGTCGTGCAGTTCACCCAGGGCGCGGCGCGCGACCTGGCGGGGTCGGGGGTGCGGCTGATGGCGCTGTGCCCGGGTTTCGTGCGGACCGAGTTCCACGAGCGCGCGGGCATGGGGACGGACAACATCCCCGGCTGGATGTGGCTGGACGCCGACAAGCTGGTGTCCGCGGCCCTCGCCGACCTGGCCCGGGGCAGGTCGGTGTCGGTCCCGGACCCGCGGTACAAGGCGCTGATGGGCGTGGTGAAGCTGACGCCGCGCGGGCTGCTCGGCGGGCTGACGTCACGGACGGGACGCAGGTACGGGCCGCGGTGA
- a CDS encoding MOSC domain-containing protein produces the protein MKLLSVNTGRIKPSEHAAVGTTGIDKGPVDAPVLVTDPGPKGSGGSGLAGDEISDLRHHGGSDQAVYAFAREDLDAWERELGRPLANGAFGENLTTTGVDVTGALIGERWRIGAELVLEVTSGRIPCRTFAGHLGERGWVRRFTAAAAPGAYLRVITPGEIRAGDTVEIVHRPGHDVTVAMSFRAETVERTLLPRVLAAGEALHPEQLRDALAYVAKHGAGDGAGQV, from the coding sequence ATGAAGCTTCTGTCCGTGAACACCGGCCGCATCAAGCCCTCCGAACATGCCGCCGTCGGCACCACCGGGATCGACAAGGGGCCGGTCGACGCCCCCGTGCTGGTGACGGACCCCGGGCCCAAGGGCAGCGGCGGCAGCGGGCTGGCCGGGGACGAGATCTCCGACCTGCGCCACCACGGCGGCAGCGACCAGGCGGTGTACGCCTTCGCCCGCGAGGACCTGGACGCCTGGGAGCGTGAGCTGGGCAGGCCGCTGGCGAACGGCGCGTTCGGCGAGAACCTCACCACCACCGGGGTCGACGTGACCGGGGCGCTCATCGGCGAGCGGTGGCGCATCGGCGCCGAGCTGGTGCTGGAGGTGACCAGCGGGCGCATCCCGTGCCGGACCTTCGCGGGCCATCTCGGCGAGCGCGGCTGGGTGCGCCGGTTCACCGCGGCCGCCGCGCCCGGGGCGTACCTGCGGGTGATCACGCCCGGCGAGATCCGCGCGGGCGACACCGTCGAGATCGTGCACCGTCCCGGACACGACGTCACCGTCGCGATGTCGTTCCGCGCGGAGACCGTCGAGCGCACCCTGCTGCCGCGGGTGCTCGCGGCGGGCGAGGCGCTCCACCCGGAGCAGCTGCGCGACGCGCTCGCCTACGTGGCGAAGCACGGGGCGGGCGACGGCGCCGGGCAGGTGTGA